A genomic region of Runella rosea contains the following coding sequences:
- a CDS encoding acyl-CoA dehydrogenase has product MPSFFSKRDLHFNLYELLKVEQLTSYDYFQDHDRQSFDMVLDAAEQIANKMLHPLLTEMDRKEPQLMDGTIRVHEGMKAITKRFGEDGWINATFSYDEGGQQLPVTVQNAAAFIFQAANYSASVYPFLTTGAANLIRSFGSKELIEQYTPLMYSGRWQGTMALTEPNAGSSLSDISTAAEPTNEEGVYKITGQKIFISCGDHDACENIVHLLLAKIKGGPAGTKGISLFVVPKKRITENGLTLNGVTTAGVYHKMGYKGAPIAHLMFGSDETCLGYLVGEPHKGLNYMFQMMNEARVGVGMNATAIGTAAYYASLAYAKERPQGRPITAKDPTQPQTLIVHHADVKRMLLFQKSVVEGALSLLLQCGLWADLAHVSEEDTKERAELLLDLLTPVAKSYPSEMCCQTTSAAVQILGGAGYTTDFPVEQYYREARIHPIHEGTTGIHGLDLLGRKLTLHGGKGLQYLTEEIQETITQAKQSANPQLLDLATRLEAALERVQTVTTWLLNLSKQDKELFLADATLYLDFFGIVTIAWQWLKQAIQAQKGLITANSEENRNFYQGKLATANYFFDYELVKTSSLAVRLTSHTKGTVEMQPDWF; this is encoded by the coding sequence ATGCCTTCATTCTTCTCCAAACGCGACCTTCATTTCAATTTATACGAACTACTCAAGGTTGAGCAACTCACGAGTTACGACTATTTTCAGGACCATGACCGACAATCTTTTGACATGGTTTTGGACGCGGCCGAGCAGATTGCCAACAAGATGCTCCACCCCCTCCTGACCGAGATGGACCGCAAAGAGCCACAATTGATGGACGGGACTATTCGTGTACACGAAGGAATGAAAGCGATTACCAAACGTTTTGGCGAAGATGGCTGGATCAATGCCACGTTCAGCTATGATGAAGGTGGGCAGCAGCTACCCGTTACGGTTCAAAACGCCGCCGCATTTATTTTTCAGGCCGCCAATTATTCGGCCAGTGTGTATCCTTTTCTGACCACGGGAGCGGCCAATTTGATTCGCAGCTTTGGTTCTAAAGAACTTATTGAACAATATACGCCGCTCATGTACAGCGGACGTTGGCAGGGCACTATGGCGCTCACCGAGCCCAACGCGGGCAGCTCCCTTTCCGACATCAGCACTGCTGCTGAGCCTACCAACGAAGAAGGTGTATATAAAATCACCGGTCAAAAAATCTTTATTTCCTGCGGTGACCACGACGCCTGCGAAAACATCGTACATCTTTTATTGGCTAAAATCAAAGGTGGGCCTGCTGGCACCAAAGGGATTTCTTTGTTTGTGGTTCCAAAAAAACGAATTACCGAAAATGGACTTACCCTTAACGGGGTAACTACCGCTGGCGTTTATCACAAAATGGGCTACAAGGGAGCGCCCATTGCTCACCTGATGTTTGGCTCAGACGAAACTTGCTTGGGCTATCTGGTGGGGGAACCGCACAAAGGGCTCAATTACATGTTTCAAATGATGAATGAAGCCCGCGTGGGCGTGGGCATGAACGCCACCGCTATCGGTACTGCCGCGTATTATGCATCGTTGGCTTACGCCAAAGAACGCCCGCAGGGCCGCCCCATCACCGCCAAAGACCCAACCCAACCCCAAACTCTCATCGTTCACCACGCGGATGTAAAACGAATGCTGCTGTTTCAAAAATCGGTGGTAGAAGGTGCGCTTTCTCTGTTACTGCAATGCGGATTATGGGCCGATTTGGCCCACGTAAGCGAAGAAGACACCAAAGAGCGTGCGGAGCTGTTGCTTGATTTGTTAACGCCTGTTGCCAAATCGTACCCTTCAGAAATGTGTTGCCAGACCACGAGTGCGGCAGTGCAGATTTTAGGCGGCGCGGGCTACACCACCGACTTTCCCGTAGAACAATATTACCGTGAAGCACGCATCCATCCCATCCACGAAGGCACAACGGGCATCCACGGCTTGGATTTATTGGGCCGAAAATTAACCCTCCACGGAGGCAAGGGATTGCAATATCTGACGGAGGAAATACAGGAAACGATAACACAGGCCAAACAGTCCGCAAATCCGCAGTTACTTGATTTAGCGACAAGATTGGAAGCGGCTTTGGAGCGTGTTCAAACCGTTACAACCTGGCTCCTGAATCTTTCCAAACAGGATAAGGAATTATTTCTGGCCGACGCCACCCTTTACTTAGATTTTTTTGGAATCGTGACGATTGCTTGGCAGTGGTTAAAACAAGCCATTCAGGCTCAGAAGGGACTAATTACAGCTAATTCGGAAGAAAATCGCAATTTTTACCAAGGAAAACTAGCCACCGCAAATTACTTTTTTGATTATGAGCTAGTCAAAACTTCCTCTCTGGCAGTGCGTCTAACAAGTCATACCAAGGGGACGGTTGAAATGCAGCCCGACTGGTTTTAA
- a CDS encoding deoxynucleoside kinase → MHIAITGNIGAGKTTLARKLSEHYKWGVLYEAVEGNPYLADFYEDMARWSFNLQVFFLNSRFSQAQKIRSMHYQTVVQDRTIYEDAFIFAKNLADSKLMEERDYQNYLMLYETMINAIKAPDLIVYLQADLPKLRSQIQKRGRDFEQSISDEYLLNLNELYENFAHSYLDGTLLTINVNSLDFENQPEDFDFIVQQMNKALGYR, encoded by the coding sequence ATGCACATTGCAATTACCGGAAACATTGGTGCGGGCAAAACCACACTAGCGCGTAAACTATCAGAACATTACAAGTGGGGCGTATTGTACGAAGCCGTAGAAGGCAATCCTTACTTAGCCGATTTTTACGAAGATATGGCCCGTTGGTCTTTCAATCTACAGGTTTTCTTCCTCAACAGTCGCTTTTCGCAGGCCCAAAAAATCCGCTCCATGCACTACCAAACCGTAGTACAAGACCGGACGATTTATGAAGATGCGTTCATCTTTGCCAAAAACTTGGCCGACTCCAAGTTGATGGAAGAGCGCGACTACCAAAATTACCTGATGCTGTACGAAACGATGATAAACGCCATCAAAGCCCCCGATTTGATTGTGTATCTACAGGCAGATCTACCCAAACTCCGCAGCCAAATTCAAAAACGTGGCCGCGATTTCGAGCAAAGCATTTCTGACGAATACTTGTTGAATCTAAATGAGTTATACGAAAACTTTGCCCACAGTTATCTGGACGGGACTTTATTGACCATCAATGTCAACAGCCTTGATTTTGAAAACCAACCCGAAGATTTTGACTTCATTGTTCAGCAAATGAACAAGGCTTTGGGGTATCGGTAG
- a CDS encoding Hsp20/alpha crystallin family protein, with protein sequence MHHQGRCGHGHPGMGYGHSGKRFGRPFGGGAFRVPVNVLKTDSSYEIFVIAPDRAKDDFKISLKGNELTVSYQAKEETDQNKNWIRTEFKKASFERSFFVDETIDSAAIKAEYHNGILQVTLPIIPGSEQPTQEIFVA encoded by the coding sequence ATGCATCACCAAGGAAGATGTGGCCATGGGCATCCTGGAATGGGATACGGCCACTCAGGGAAGCGATTTGGCCGACCGTTTGGAGGCGGCGCTTTTCGTGTCCCCGTCAATGTGCTGAAAACTGACAGCAGCTATGAAATTTTCGTCATTGCGCCCGACCGCGCCAAGGATGATTTCAAAATCAGTCTGAAAGGCAATGAGTTGACTGTTTCGTATCAAGCAAAAGAAGAAACCGACCAAAACAAAAACTGGATTCGGACCGAATTTAAAAAAGCGTCGTTTGAGCGTAGTTTCTTTGTCGACGAAACGATTGATTCGGCCGCGATTAAAGCGGAATATCATAACGGAATTTTGCAAGTAACCCTCCCGATTATTCCGGGCTCAGAACAACCCACGCAGGAGATTTTTGTGGCGTAG
- a CDS encoding Lrp/AsnC family transcriptional regulator, whose translation MYLDETDYRILQLLQTNAQLTIKEIAAEINLSITPVHDRIKKLEREGVIEKYVTILNKKRLGKGLTVFCNVTLDKQQRENFQEFSEAMLQMPEVVECCVVSGTFDYLIKIIATDVESYHNFYQEKLATLKAISHISSFFVMSEVKSTTSLPI comes from the coding sequence ATGTACTTAGACGAAACCGACTACCGTATTTTGCAGTTGTTACAAACAAACGCGCAATTGACCATTAAGGAGATTGCCGCCGAAATCAATCTATCCATCACGCCCGTCCACGACCGCATCAAAAAACTCGAACGTGAAGGCGTCATTGAAAAATACGTGACAATTTTAAATAAAAAACGCCTTGGTAAAGGGCTTACGGTATTTTGTAACGTAACGCTTGATAAACAGCAGCGGGAGAATTTTCAAGAATTCAGCGAGGCCATGCTTCAAATGCCCGAAGTCGTGGAATGTTGCGTGGTGTCGGGCACGTTTGATTATCTCATTAAAATCATTGCTACGGATGTGGAGAGTTATCACAATTTTTATCAGGAAAAACTCGCCACCCTCAAAGCGATTTCACACATAAGCAGTTTCTTTGTGATGTCGGAAGTAAAAAGTACAACGTCGTTACCAATATAA
- the menD gene encoding 2-succinyl-5-enolpyruvyl-6-hydroxy-3-cyclohexene-1-carboxylic-acid synthase, with amino-acid sequence MLLQPINNIAEMCARKGVKNVVISPGSRSAALTLAFARHRGIKTKVIPDERVAGFVGLGMAQYSHQTVALVCTSGSAAYNLAPAVVEAYFQEIPLLVFTADRPKEWIHQQDGQTIYQNELYGKHVKKSFDLPSDYTHPDANWYIERVLNEAINLSQTVPKGPVHINVPIREPFYPVADEKITYDRHVKLVERLATEPTLSTDTWHQLQNEFENANRVLIAVGQLPPASALWSVLKEFSEEMGVPVLGDIISNIPVNEAFVRQHDVFLRGKNEELLTTLQPDLLITVGDSFISKNFKLFLRNHSPAQHWHVKTTEQLIDTFQTLTTQIPVEPLYFFQKLLEDLDYQQFVQNDSDDDGRGAFREAWLQADRQGKRSVHQFLRQETRWNEFALVSTILENLPENSVLHLANSMPVRYANLIGLSRPAEVFANRGTSGIDGCTSTALGAALMTDKPVFIITGDVAFFYDRNALWHPHIPQNLRVVLFNNAGGNIFRLIDGPSAQPELEQYFETRHSTTAHHTAEDAGLGYYSLKEGEDFSTVWHEFIAPNGQAKLLEVFTDPVLNGEVFEAYRRMRTT; translated from the coding sequence ATGCTTCTTCAACCGATCAACAATATTGCCGAGATGTGCGCCCGCAAAGGCGTCAAAAACGTGGTTATCTCGCCCGGTTCACGGAGTGCGGCCCTCACCTTGGCCTTTGCCCGGCATCGTGGTATAAAAACAAAAGTCATCCCCGATGAGCGCGTAGCGGGATTTGTGGGTTTGGGCATGGCCCAATACAGTCACCAAACCGTGGCGCTCGTTTGCACTTCGGGCAGTGCCGCTTACAACTTAGCCCCCGCTGTGGTGGAGGCGTATTTTCAGGAAATTCCGCTATTGGTTTTCACCGCCGACCGCCCCAAAGAATGGATTCATCAGCAAGACGGCCAGACGATTTATCAGAACGAGCTGTACGGTAAACACGTCAAAAAATCGTTTGACTTACCCTCCGACTATACGCATCCAGATGCCAATTGGTACATAGAACGCGTCTTAAATGAAGCAATTAATTTATCACAAACGGTCCCCAAAGGCCCAGTGCATATCAACGTACCCATTCGGGAGCCGTTTTATCCCGTAGCAGACGAAAAAATAACGTACGACCGTCACGTAAAATTGGTCGAGCGACTTGCTACTGAACCAACCCTGAGCACCGATACTTGGCACCAATTACAAAACGAATTTGAGAATGCCAACCGCGTGCTCATCGCTGTAGGGCAATTGCCGCCGGCATCGGCACTTTGGTCGGTTTTGAAAGAATTTAGTGAAGAAATGGGGGTGCCCGTGTTGGGGGATATTATCTCAAATATCCCTGTTAATGAAGCATTTGTACGGCAACACGACGTATTTCTACGCGGCAAAAATGAAGAATTGTTAACGACTCTCCAGCCCGATTTGTTGATTACGGTCGGCGATTCGTTCATTTCTAAAAACTTTAAACTTTTTCTCCGCAACCACTCCCCTGCCCAGCATTGGCACGTTAAAACGACCGAACAGCTTATTGATACGTTTCAAACGCTTACCACGCAAATTCCGGTAGAGCCGTTGTATTTTTTTCAAAAATTATTGGAAGACCTAGATTATCAGCAGTTTGTTCAAAATGATTCGGATGACGACGGACGAGGGGCCTTTCGGGAAGCATGGCTGCAAGCCGACCGACAGGGAAAACGAAGCGTACACCAATTTTTACGGCAAGAAACTCGTTGGAATGAATTTGCGTTGGTAAGCACTATCTTGGAAAACTTACCCGAAAACAGCGTACTGCACCTTGCCAACAGTATGCCAGTGCGTTATGCCAACCTAATTGGGCTTTCGCGCCCCGCCGAGGTGTTTGCCAACCGCGGCACGAGTGGCATTGATGGCTGCACAAGTACGGCGTTGGGGGCCGCATTGATGACCGACAAACCCGTTTTTATCATCACGGGCGACGTGGCTTTTTTCTACGACCGCAACGCTTTATGGCACCCGCACATTCCCCAAAATCTGCGCGTAGTGTTGTTCAACAACGCAGGTGGGAATATCTTCCGGCTCATCGACGGCCCATCGGCACAGCCTGAATTGGAGCAGTATTTCGAAACGCGACACTCTACCACCGCCCACCACACCGCCGAAGATGCTGGATTGGGTTATTATTCCTTAAAAGAAGGCGAAGATTTCAGCACTGTTTGGCATGAATTCATTGCGCCAAACGGGCAAGCCAAATTGCTGGAGGTTTTTACTGACCCAGTGCTCAATGGGGAGGTTTTTGAAGCATATCGACGCATGAGAACTACTTAG
- a CDS encoding D-TA family PLP-dependent enzyme produces the protein MTLNPWYILQNESEADSPSLLIYKERVQQNILKMIAIAGSADRLYTHVKTNKMPEIVKMMLEAGISKFKCATIAEAEMAAIAGAKHLIIAHQLVGPKIERLVALCQKYPDVFFASLIDTEAVANDHNRVFEKYGLISNIFVDVNSGMDRSGHPLDDTIFSLYKHLYELSNLKCHGLHVYDGHLRTPDFETRKHEVETGFVDVQHFIESIEEAGLPKPIIIAGGTPTFTSHALHNEIYCSPGTCVLWDWGYGDKLPEQPFEYAALVLTRVISKPKKGIITIDMGHKAVAAENPIDKRIRFLNLENYEFFGQSEEHGVIQVSDWEGIKVGDVLYGVPYHVCPTVNLYDEAYVVENQSITDTWQVLGRKRKITV, from the coding sequence ATGACCCTCAACCCTTGGTATATCCTTCAAAATGAGTCAGAAGCCGACTCTCCTTCTTTGCTGATTTATAAAGAACGCGTTCAGCAAAATATCCTAAAAATGATTGCCATTGCGGGAAGTGCCGACCGACTTTATACCCACGTAAAAACCAACAAAATGCCCGAAATCGTGAAAATGATGCTGGAAGCGGGTATTTCCAAGTTTAAATGCGCCACCATTGCCGAAGCTGAAATGGCCGCGATAGCAGGTGCCAAACACCTCATTATTGCCCACCAATTGGTCGGGCCAAAAATTGAACGATTGGTTGCGCTGTGTCAAAAATATCCCGACGTATTTTTTGCGTCTCTCATTGATACGGAAGCCGTAGCCAATGACCACAATCGGGTTTTTGAAAAATATGGCCTTATCAGTAACATTTTTGTAGACGTCAATAGCGGCATGGACCGCTCAGGGCACCCGCTCGACGACACTATTTTTTCGTTATACAAACACCTATACGAACTGTCAAACCTCAAATGCCACGGCTTGCACGTCTACGACGGGCACCTGCGAACGCCTGATTTTGAAACACGTAAACACGAAGTTGAAACGGGCTTTGTGGACGTTCAGCATTTTATAGAATCCATTGAGGAGGCAGGCTTACCCAAGCCCATTATCATCGCGGGCGGTACTCCTACCTTTACTTCGCACGCGTTGCACAACGAAATCTATTGCAGTCCTGGCACGTGCGTATTGTGGGATTGGGGCTACGGCGACAAACTCCCCGAACAACCTTTTGAGTACGCAGCCTTGGTCTTGACCCGGGTGATTTCAAAACCTAAAAAGGGAATTATTACCATTGATATGGGGCATAAAGCGGTAGCCGCCGAAAACCCCATTGATAAACGGATTCGTTTTCTAAATTTGGAAAACTATGAGTTTTTCGGCCAAAGTGAAGAGCATGGTGTGATCCAAGTCAGCGATTGGGAAGGGATAAAAGTAGGTGATGTTTTGTACGGAGTTCCGTATCACGTTTGCCCCACCGTCAACCTCTATGACGAAGCCTACGTCGTCGAAAATCAGTCTATTACCGATACTTGGCAGGTATTGGGTAGAAAAAGAAAAATTACGGTTTAA
- a CDS encoding AMP-binding protein, which translates to MTVTIDSFPWLKFYPPGMAYEVIPEVYPSLLEMMEEGFTKYASKPAYACMGKQISYAQLDKMSNDFAAYLQEVGLKKGDRIAIQMPNVLQYPVAMFGALRAGLTIVNTNPLYTPREMEHQFKDSGAKAIVILANFADKLETVLPTTQIQHVFVTQIGDMLGFPKKQIVNFVVKNVKKMVPAYHLPKAVSFMDAVEQGASMSYTKPAVNQLDLAFIQYTGGTTGVSKGAMLTHRNIISNVEANCIYLGPLLDTIPEGQPNVLVAALPLYHVYALTCNALSALKNGGMNLLITNPRDMEAFIKELKKYQVTVFTGLNTLYNGLMNHPKFGEIDFSQLKVTSAGGMALQKVVAERWYKLTGNLPTEGYGLSETSPVLSANPLDPKLNRIGTIGIPFPSTEMRILREDDTWADVGESGEICAFGPQVMPGYYNRPDETAKVMFTDPIDGRQWFKTGDVGIMDSDGYFKIVDRKKDMVLVSGFNVYPNEIEDVVAQCPGVLEVACVGVPDEKTSEAVKIFVVKKDESLTKEQIMAFCRQNLTAYKCPKHIEFRQELPKTNVGKILRRALRDESVK; encoded by the coding sequence ATGACAGTTACGATTGATTCTTTTCCTTGGCTTAAATTCTATCCGCCGGGAATGGCTTACGAAGTTATTCCTGAGGTTTATCCATCCCTTTTGGAGATGATGGAAGAGGGCTTTACCAAATATGCTTCCAAACCTGCGTATGCTTGCATGGGCAAGCAAATTAGCTACGCACAACTTGATAAAATGTCGAATGATTTTGCCGCCTATTTGCAAGAGGTCGGACTAAAAAAAGGCGACAGAATTGCCATTCAAATGCCTAACGTTCTTCAATATCCCGTAGCGATGTTTGGGGCATTGCGGGCGGGGCTTACCATTGTCAACACCAACCCGCTCTACACGCCCCGCGAGATGGAGCATCAATTCAAAGATTCGGGCGCCAAGGCCATTGTTATTTTGGCCAACTTTGCCGATAAACTCGAAACAGTCCTTCCTACCACCCAAATTCAGCACGTGTTTGTGACCCAAATTGGCGATATGCTGGGCTTCCCCAAAAAGCAGATTGTTAATTTTGTGGTTAAGAACGTCAAAAAAATGGTTCCTGCGTACCACCTTCCTAAGGCGGTTTCATTTATGGATGCCGTGGAGCAGGGCGCTTCTATGTCGTACACAAAACCTGCCGTAAATCAGTTGGATTTGGCATTTATTCAGTACACAGGCGGCACAACGGGCGTTTCGAAAGGGGCCATGCTAACCCACCGTAATATCATATCCAACGTAGAAGCCAACTGCATCTATCTGGGGCCCTTGCTCGATACGATTCCCGAAGGGCAGCCTAATGTTCTTGTGGCCGCGTTGCCTTTGTATCACGTCTATGCCTTGACTTGTAATGCCCTTTCTGCCCTCAAAAACGGCGGCATGAACCTCCTCATTACCAATCCACGCGATATGGAGGCCTTTATTAAAGAGCTAAAAAAATACCAAGTGACGGTTTTTACGGGACTCAATACCCTTTATAATGGGCTGATGAACCACCCGAAATTTGGCGAGATTGATTTCAGTCAATTGAAAGTTACTTCAGCAGGCGGAATGGCTCTCCAAAAGGTAGTGGCCGAGCGTTGGTATAAACTAACTGGCAATCTACCGACCGAAGGCTACGGTCTTTCCGAGACCTCTCCCGTATTGTCGGCCAATCCACTCGACCCCAAGCTGAACCGCATCGGCACCATCGGCATCCCTTTCCCAAGCACCGAAATGCGAATTTTGAGAGAAGACGACACCTGGGCTGATGTAGGTGAATCGGGAGAAATCTGCGCCTTTGGCCCACAGGTAATGCCCGGGTACTACAACCGTCCTGACGAAACTGCCAAGGTGATGTTTACCGACCCCATCGATGGCCGTCAGTGGTTCAAGACGGGCGATGTCGGCATTATGGATTCCGACGGTTATTTCAAAATCGTTGACCGAAAGAAAGACATGGTATTGGTTTCGGGTTTTAATGTGTATCCCAACGAAATAGAAGATGTGGTGGCTCAGTGCCCAGGGGTATTGGAAGTAGCCTGCGTGGGTGTTCCCGACGAAAAAACCAGCGAAGCCGTTAAAATATTCGTGGTCAAAAAAGATGAAAGCCTTACCAAAGAGCAAATTATGGCATTTTGCCGCCAGAATCTGACCGCTTACAAATGCCCCAAACACATTGAATTCAGACAAGAACTCCCCAAAACCAACGTGGGCAAAATCCTCCGCCGCGCCTTACGCGATGAATCCGTAAAATAA
- a CDS encoding ribonucleotide-diphosphate reductase subunit beta — translation MSNLLDASEEPLLVEDPHRFVLFPIKHHDIWQFYKNHEAAFWTAEEIDLASDLQDWEKLNDGERHFISHVLAFFAASDGIVNENLAVNFLKEVQYAEAKCFYGFQIAMENIHSETYSLLIDTYIKDPTEKDRMLRAIETIPCVQKKAEWALRWIGNGTFAERLIAFAAVEGIFFSGSFCSIFWLKKRGLMKGLSFSNELISRDEGLHRDFACLLYTDHIVNKLPEETVYSLIKDAVAIEQEFVTESLPVSLIGMNSKLMNEYIEFVADHLLLSLGLQKVYNAVNPFDFMDMISLQGKTNFFEKKVGEYQKAGVKNSSKEREVQQLSFDADF, via the coding sequence ATGTCAAATTTATTAGATGCTTCTGAAGAGCCGTTATTGGTTGAAGACCCCCACCGTTTTGTGCTTTTTCCGATTAAGCACCACGACATTTGGCAATTTTATAAAAACCACGAAGCGGCCTTTTGGACGGCAGAAGAGATTGATCTTGCCTCTGATTTGCAGGATTGGGAAAAACTCAATGATGGTGAGCGCCACTTCATTTCGCACGTATTGGCATTCTTCGCGGCATCAGATGGAATTGTGAACGAGAATTTGGCCGTTAATTTTCTGAAAGAAGTTCAGTACGCCGAAGCGAAGTGTTTCTATGGATTTCAGATTGCCATGGAAAATATCCACTCCGAAACCTATTCTTTGTTGATAGATACCTACATCAAAGACCCAACCGAAAAAGACCGTATGTTGCGGGCCATTGAAACCATTCCTTGCGTGCAGAAAAAAGCCGAATGGGCATTGCGTTGGATTGGCAACGGCACATTTGCTGAGCGCCTCATAGCTTTTGCGGCCGTTGAAGGGATTTTCTTCTCGGGTTCATTCTGCTCTATTTTCTGGTTGAAAAAACGCGGTTTGATGAAAGGGCTTTCATTTTCCAACGAGCTTATCTCGCGTGACGAAGGCTTGCACCGCGACTTTGCTTGCTTGCTCTATACCGACCACATTGTCAATAAGTTGCCTGAGGAAACGGTGTACAGCTTAATCAAGGATGCGGTAGCCATTGAGCAGGAATTTGTGACCGAATCGTTGCCAGTGTCGTTGATTGGAATGAATTCTAAATTGATGAACGAGTACATCGAATTCGTGGCCGATCACTTGTTGTTGTCGCTAGGCTTGCAAAAAGTCTATAATGCGGTCAATCCGTTTGATTTTATGGACATGATTTCGCTTCAGGGAAAAACCAATTTCTTCGAGAAGAAAGTGGGCGAATACCAGAAAGCTGGCGTGAAAAACTCCAGCAAAGAAAGAGAAGTACAACAACTGAGCTTCGACGCTGATTTCTAA
- the ald gene encoding alanine dehydrogenase — MIIGVPKEIKNNENRVALTPAGAAEFRKNGHKVYVQATAGQGSGFEDSEYEAVGATILGTIEEVYAIAEMIVKVKEPIASEYGLIKENQLLFTYFHFASSEELTHAMLKSNSVCLAYETVEKVDRSLPLLVPMSEVAGRMAIQEGAKYLEKPMGGRGILLGGVAGVKPANVLVLGGGIVGAQSAKMAAGLGANVTIVDINLNRLRYLEDILPANVDTVMSNEYNIRDLVKSADLIVGAVLIPGAKAPHLVTRDMLKLMKKGTVLVDVAVDQGGCIETCKPTTHEDPIYEIDGIVHYCVANMPGAVPYTSTLALTNATLPYAIQLANKGWQKACTLNEDLKKGLNVVNGKVVYKAVADAFGLKFTSVEEVLEEELVG; from the coding sequence ATGATCATCGGCGTACCAAAGGAAATCAAAAACAACGAAAACCGCGTGGCCTTAACGCCCGCAGGAGCAGCAGAATTTCGTAAAAATGGCCACAAAGTATATGTACAAGCTACGGCTGGGCAAGGAAGCGGTTTTGAGGACAGTGAGTACGAAGCCGTAGGTGCCACGATTTTGGGCACGATTGAGGAAGTGTACGCAATTGCAGAAATGATTGTGAAAGTAAAAGAGCCTATTGCATCTGAATATGGCCTTATCAAAGAAAACCAATTGCTGTTTACCTACTTTCACTTTGCCTCATCGGAAGAACTGACGCATGCCATGCTGAAAAGCAACTCGGTGTGCTTGGCGTACGAAACTGTCGAAAAAGTTGACCGTTCGTTGCCTTTATTGGTGCCGATGTCGGAAGTAGCGGGACGTATGGCGATTCAAGAAGGAGCCAAATACCTCGAAAAACCCATGGGTGGACGCGGTATTTTATTGGGCGGTGTTGCGGGAGTTAAACCAGCCAATGTATTAGTACTTGGCGGTGGTATCGTAGGTGCGCAATCGGCCAAAATGGCGGCTGGATTGGGTGCTAACGTAACTATTGTTGACATTAATTTGAACCGTCTGCGTTATTTGGAAGATATTCTTCCTGCCAATGTGGACACGGTGATGTCAAACGAATATAATATCCGTGATTTGGTAAAAAGTGCTGATTTGATTGTAGGAGCCGTATTAATTCCTGGCGCCAAAGCACCTCACTTGGTGACGCGCGATATGTTAAAATTGATGAAAAAAGGAACGGTATTGGTGGACGTAGCCGTAGACCAAGGTGGATGTATCGAAACCTGCAAGCCTACGACCCACGAAGATCCGATTTATGAGATAGATGGAATTGTGCATTACTGCGTTGCCAACATGCCAGGAGCCGTGCCTTACACCTCGACCTTGGCGTTGACCAATGCCACTCTGCCTTACGCCATTCAATTGGCCAATAAAGGATGGCAAAAAGCATGTACTCTGAACGAAGATTTGAAGAAAGGCTTAAATGTTGTAAACGGTAAAGTGGTCTATAAGGCCGTTGCTGACGCTTTTGGTCTTAAATTTACCTCTGTTGAAGAAGTATTAGAGGAAGAATTGGTGGGTTAA
- a CDS encoding RNA polymerase sigma factor yields the protein MASQKSNIVQTIKKYSKQLFGFIRQRVSSDEDAEDILQDVWYQLSSQPEVEAIEQVGSWLYRVARNRIVDGYRKQRPERLEDYGYEDDEGEIYFKDLLLADDGTPETEYLREIFWQQLFDALDELPENQRQVFIWNELEDETFQQIADRTGENIKTLISRKRYAVQHLRQRLESLYQDLTDGG from the coding sequence TTGGCATCACAAAAATCCAATATCGTACAAACCATCAAAAAGTACAGCAAGCAATTGTTCGGCTTTATTCGGCAGCGCGTGAGCAGCGACGAAGATGCCGAGGATATTTTGCAGGATGTATGGTATCAGTTGAGCAGTCAACCAGAAGTAGAAGCCATTGAGCAAGTCGGAAGTTGGTTGTATCGGGTGGCCCGAAACCGTATTGTTGACGGCTACCGTAAGCAGCGACCCGAACGGCTGGAAGACTACGGCTACGAAGACGATGAGGGTGAAATCTATTTTAAAGATTTGTTACTCGCCGACGATGGTACGCCCGAAACGGAATATTTGCGGGAAATCTTTTGGCAACAATTGTTTGACGCCCTCGACGAACTGCCCGAAAATCAACGGCAGGTGTTTATTTGGAACGAGTTGGAGGACGAAACCTTTCAGCAGATTGCGGACCGTACGGGCGAAAACATCAAAACATTGATTTCTCGTAAACGCTATGCCGTTCAGCACCTGCGCCAACGTCTCGAAAGCCTGTATCAGGATTTGACGGATGGCGGATAA